Proteins from one Paenibacillus amylolyticus genomic window:
- a CDS encoding immunity 26/phosphotriesterase HocA family protein: MRMRKSYNEGDIFLIPMKDGRFAVCQVVCALKDRFKKAFSFGVMSIQRDETVSLEDGAFLVYSYGKRKSNVIFTSPKLLKDGTWNIVGNIPLTPAKKELQVFQCAGHLYCGDEYIRNLQIKEYSQFNTLGVAGFELVQNHLLEMSSNI, translated from the coding sequence ATGCGGATGAGAAAGAGCTATAACGAAGGTGATATCTTTCTGATTCCGATGAAGGATGGCCGATTTGCAGTATGTCAGGTGGTATGCGCACTTAAAGACCGTTTCAAAAAGGCATTTTCCTTCGGCGTGATGAGCATTCAGCGTGACGAAACTGTAAGTCTGGAAGACGGCGCATTCCTTGTCTATTCTTATGGTAAACGTAAGAGCAACGTGATCTTCACGTCACCCAAGCTGCTGAAAGATGGCACATGGAACATTGTTGGTAACATCCCGCTGACTCCGGCGAAAAAAGAACTGCAAGTATTCCAGTGTGCCGGACATTTATACTGCGGCGATGAGTACATTCGTAACCTCCAGATTAAGGAGTATAGCCAGTTTAATACGCTCGGCGTAGCTGGATTTGAATTGGTACAGAATCATCTGTTAGAGATGAGTAGCAATATATGA
- the purF gene encoding amidophosphoribosyltransferase, producing the protein MSHELTTGQLWTGDYYNEGSGKEGLDKLKEECGVFGVFRHPDAASLSYYGLHALQHRGEESAGMCVSDGSQFNYHRGMGLVKEVFTKDLMQTLTGDISIGHVRYSTSGDSKLTNAQPLVFKYRDGDLAVATNGNIVNAPTIRRELEQSGSIFQTTSDTEVIAHLIARSSKGLVEAAKEAFQRIVGGYAFLIMTNDKLLVASDPHGLRPLTMGKLGDAYLFASETCALETIGAELIRDIEPGELLVLDADGLHEDRFDHHKHRKALCAMEYIYFARPDSDMNGANQHAARKRMGSRMAIESFVDADLVTGVPDSSISAAIGYAEQTGIPYEMGMIKNKYTGRTFIQPSQELREQGVKMKLSAVRRVVEGKRVVMIDDSIVRGTTSRRIVNMLRDAGATEVHVRITSPPFKNPCFYGIDTPDSRELIASQLSVEEICREINADSLSFLSPDGLIASIQGDNQNDPKGGLCLACFDNDYPTRLDFGGEEKFGCSC; encoded by the coding sequence ATGTCTCATGAACTGACGACAGGACAATTGTGGACAGGCGATTATTATAATGAAGGGTCCGGCAAGGAAGGACTCGACAAATTGAAGGAAGAATGCGGCGTGTTCGGGGTGTTTAGACACCCTGACGCAGCTTCTCTTTCTTATTATGGACTGCATGCGCTGCAACATCGGGGCGAAGAAAGTGCAGGCATGTGTGTGAGTGATGGCAGTCAATTTAACTATCACCGCGGCATGGGTCTGGTGAAGGAAGTATTCACCAAAGACCTGATGCAGACGTTAACCGGCGATATTTCGATTGGACATGTCCGGTATTCCACAAGTGGTGACAGCAAACTGACGAACGCACAGCCATTGGTATTCAAATACCGTGACGGTGATTTGGCAGTAGCGACCAACGGAAACATTGTGAATGCACCAACGATCCGGCGTGAGCTGGAGCAGAGCGGTTCCATTTTCCAAACAACAAGTGATACCGAGGTTATTGCGCATCTGATTGCACGATCCTCCAAAGGGCTTGTGGAAGCGGCAAAAGAGGCATTCCAGCGCATTGTGGGCGGTTATGCATTCCTGATCATGACCAACGACAAGCTGCTCGTGGCTTCCGATCCTCACGGACTTCGTCCGCTGACGATGGGTAAGCTGGGCGATGCGTATCTGTTTGCATCCGAGACTTGTGCACTGGAAACAATCGGCGCAGAGTTAATTCGTGATATTGAACCGGGTGAACTGCTCGTGTTGGATGCGGATGGTCTACATGAAGATCGCTTCGATCATCACAAACACCGCAAGGCTTTATGCGCGATGGAATATATATATTTTGCTCGTCCAGATAGTGATATGAATGGTGCGAATCAGCATGCTGCCCGTAAACGGATGGGAAGCCGGATGGCGATTGAGTCGTTTGTGGATGCGGACTTGGTTACGGGGGTACCAGATTCCAGTATCTCGGCGGCCATTGGGTATGCGGAGCAAACGGGGATTCCGTATGAGATGGGTATGATCAAGAACAAATACACCGGACGTACGTTTATCCAGCCAAGTCAGGAATTGCGGGAGCAGGGCGTGAAGATGAAGCTTAGCGCCGTGCGACGCGTTGTGGAAGGCAAACGTGTGGTCATGATTGACGACTCCATTGTACGGGGAACGACCTCCCGCCGGATCGTGAACATGCTGCGTGATGCAGGGGCTACCGAAGTTCATGTGCGCATTACATCACCACCATTCAAAAACCCGTGCTTCTATGGCATCGATACGCCTGATAGCCGCGAATTGATTGCTTCTCAGCTGTCAGTGGAAGAGATCTGCCGCGAAATTAATGCGGATTCCCTGTCATTCCTCAGTCCGGATGGACTGATCGCATCAATTCAGGGAGACAATCAGAATGATCCCAAAGGCGGGCTGTGCCTCGCATGTTTTGATAATGACTACCCAACCCGCCTCGACTTTGGCGGCGAAGAAAAATTCGGTTGCAGCTGTTAA
- the purQ gene encoding phosphoribosylformylglycinamidine synthase subunit PurQ: MKFAVLVFPGSNCDIDCYKAVEDAIGQEVDYVWHTATDLSAYDCILVPGGFSYGDYLRCGAISRFAPVMNEVAKAAEQGKYILGICNGFQILTEAGLLPGALIRNTSLKFRCHDTVLKVANADTPFTRDYAPGEEIIIPIAHGEGNYYCDEETLASLQANNQIVFTYGTNPNGSLGDIAGICNEGGNVVGMMPHPERAVDSLLGSEDGKRMFTSILKAWRDRHDAAAIR; this comes from the coding sequence ATGAAATTTGCAGTTCTTGTGTTCCCTGGCTCCAACTGCGACATCGACTGTTACAAGGCAGTGGAAGATGCGATTGGACAAGAGGTTGATTATGTATGGCACACGGCTACAGATCTATCGGCTTATGATTGTATTCTGGTTCCGGGTGGTTTCTCTTACGGAGACTATCTGCGCTGCGGAGCGATTTCCCGCTTTGCACCGGTAATGAACGAGGTAGCGAAAGCTGCTGAACAAGGTAAATATATTTTGGGTATTTGCAACGGATTCCAAATCCTGACGGAAGCGGGGTTGCTTCCAGGTGCGTTGATCCGTAACACATCCCTGAAATTCCGTTGTCACGATACGGTATTGAAAGTAGCAAATGCGGATACACCATTTACACGTGATTATGCACCGGGCGAAGAGATTATTATCCCGATTGCTCACGGTGAAGGCAACTATTATTGCGACGAGGAGACGCTCGCGAGTCTGCAAGCGAACAACCAGATCGTATTTACGTATGGTACGAACCCGAATGGTTCCCTGGGTGATATCGCGGGAATCTGCAACGAGGGTGGAAATGTGGTTGGCATGATGCCGCATCCAGAGCGTGCAGTGGATTCACTGCTAGGTTCGGAAGACGGCAAACGTATGTTTACATCTATTTTGAAAGCATGGAGGGATCGGCATGACGCAGCAGCTATCCGCTAA
- the purS gene encoding phosphoribosylformylglycinamidine synthase subunit PurS yields MIKATVYVTIKQSVLDPQGVAVQGALHSMGFNEVESVRIGKVMELNLDTTDRAEAEKRLKVMCEKLLANTVVEDYRYELEG; encoded by the coding sequence ATGATCAAAGCAACCGTATATGTCACTATTAAGCAAAGCGTACTCGACCCGCAAGGCGTAGCCGTTCAAGGAGCCCTGCATTCCATGGGATTCAACGAAGTGGAAAGTGTACGGATCGGTAAAGTCATGGAACTGAACCTGGATACAACAGATCGTGCGGAAGCGGAGAAACGTTTGAAAGTCATGTGTGAAAAGCTGCTGGCCAACACCGTTGTTGAAGATTACCGCTACGAATTGGAGGGTTAA
- a CDS encoding phosphoribosylaminoimidazolesuccinocarboxamide synthase, translated as MALSTAADLVKAPLLYKGKVRELYDLGEHFLIVVTDRISAFDYVLDPAVPEKGNVLNKLSSFWFELTGSMMENHVVHTDVNQLGDLITDPELLKDRIMVTRKAERIDIECVVRGYITGGGWRQYETSGEVNGIKLPDGLRKNAKLEVPIFTPAAKNDVGHDEDISMDRMKELVGDGLALELQEKSLRLYEFARDYCDQRGIILADCKFEFGIVDGKVILIDEIFTPDASRFWAKENYELDIEIDSMDKEPVRTYLAGTDWDKNSKPDPLPQAVVEATTARYVDIYNRLTK; from the coding sequence ATGGCACTGTCCACTGCGGCAGATCTCGTTAAAGCACCTCTGTTATATAAAGGAAAAGTACGTGAATTGTACGATCTGGGTGAACATTTTCTGATCGTGGTTACCGACCGAATCTCGGCATTTGATTACGTGCTGGACCCGGCGGTTCCCGAGAAAGGAAACGTACTGAATAAACTCAGCAGTTTCTGGTTTGAACTGACAGGTAGCATGATGGAGAATCATGTCGTTCATACCGATGTGAATCAACTGGGCGACCTCATCACAGACCCAGAATTGCTCAAAGACCGCATCATGGTAACCCGCAAAGCAGAACGCATTGATATTGAGTGTGTCGTGCGTGGATACATCACTGGTGGTGGATGGAGACAGTATGAGACAAGCGGTGAAGTGAATGGTATTAAACTGCCTGATGGACTTCGCAAAAATGCCAAGCTCGAGGTTCCCATTTTCACACCGGCAGCCAAAAACGATGTAGGGCACGACGAGGACATTTCGATGGATCGCATGAAAGAACTGGTTGGAGACGGACTTGCATTGGAGCTTCAGGAAAAAAGCTTGCGCTTGTACGAATTCGCCCGTGATTACTGTGATCAGCGTGGCATCATTCTGGCAGACTGCAAATTCGAGTTCGGCATCGTGGATGGCAAGGTGATCCTGATTGACGAAATCTTCACCCCAGATGCTTCACGCTTCTGGGCCAAAGAGAATTATGAACTCGATATCGAGATCGACAGCATGGATAAAGAACCAGTGCGCACCTATCTCGCCGGAACGGATTGGGACAAGAACAGCAAACCTGATCCACTCCCACAAGCCGTAGTTGAAGCAACAACCGCCAGATACGTCGATATTTATAACCGTCTAACGAAATAA
- the purK gene encoding 5-(carboxyamino)imidazole ribonucleotide synthase yields the protein MSSAGNSSGTAGGIQQVLLPGKTTIGILGGGQLGRMMTLAGTAMGYRFVTLDPASDAPCGQVARQIEAGYDDAKAALELARQCDVITYEFENVDAEVAGLLERESYVPQGSALLYTTQHRLREKRAIEAAGVRVAPYREITSADTMLAAVSELGVPCVLKTVTGGYDGKGQRVIRKADEAMAAYEDLAATGAELVLEQFIKFECEISVVVARSTNGEIKTFPPAENIHVNNILHASIVPARVASDIQIEAQKLAAAVAESMKAVGLLAVELFVAADGRLYVNELAPRPHNSGHYTMEACATSQFEQHIRAICGLPLGDTSLLSPVVMVNVLGEHLEGIIARTGQPDAEAIELGVIPKLHIYGKTEAKTGRKMGHVNLLCQDVEEGLQWIEQTNLWRNTNS from the coding sequence ATGAGTAGTGCAGGGAATTCATCCGGTACGGCAGGCGGAATACAACAAGTCTTGCTACCTGGCAAAACAACTATCGGTATTCTTGGAGGCGGACAACTCGGACGGATGATGACGCTCGCAGGAACGGCAATGGGGTACCGATTCGTGACTCTTGATCCCGCCTCAGATGCACCTTGTGGTCAAGTGGCTCGTCAGATTGAAGCGGGATATGACGATGCCAAAGCTGCGCTTGAACTGGCTCGGCAATGTGATGTCATTACGTACGAATTCGAAAATGTGGATGCAGAAGTCGCTGGCCTGCTGGAGCGTGAGTCGTACGTTCCGCAAGGAAGTGCGTTATTGTACACCACACAACATCGGTTGCGAGAAAAGCGTGCGATTGAAGCCGCTGGTGTGAGGGTCGCGCCTTATCGCGAGATCACGAGTGCGGATACGATGCTTGCTGCTGTAAGCGAACTTGGCGTGCCATGTGTACTCAAGACGGTGACTGGAGGCTACGATGGCAAAGGCCAGCGTGTAATTCGGAAAGCGGATGAGGCTATGGCTGCGTACGAAGACCTTGCAGCTACAGGTGCGGAACTGGTGCTGGAACAATTCATCAAGTTTGAATGCGAGATCTCGGTCGTCGTCGCGCGCAGTACAAATGGGGAGATCAAGACGTTCCCGCCAGCGGAGAACATTCATGTAAATAACATTTTGCATGCTTCCATTGTACCGGCTAGAGTTGCCAGTGACATCCAGATTGAAGCCCAAAAGCTGGCAGCAGCGGTGGCAGAATCAATGAAGGCTGTCGGGTTGCTTGCTGTGGAATTGTTTGTAGCGGCGGATGGAAGACTGTATGTCAACGAACTGGCGCCAAGACCGCATAATTCCGGTCACTATACGATGGAAGCTTGTGCGACTTCTCAGTTCGAACAACATATCCGTGCGATCTGCGGATTACCACTTGGAGACACTTCATTATTGAGCCCAGTCGTCATGGTCAATGTGCTTGGAGAACATCTGGAAGGCATTATCGCCAGAACAGGGCAACCTGATGCAGAAGCGATCGAACTCGGTGTGATTCCCAAGCTTCACATATATGGTAAAACCGAAGCGAAAACAGGACGTAAGATGGGGCATGTGAATCTGCTTTGTCAGGATGTTGAAGAAGGATTGCAATGGATTGAACAAACTAACCTCTGGAGGAATACAAATTCATGA
- the purE gene encoding 5-(carboxyamino)imidazole ribonucleotide mutase: MSLQVAVIMGSKSDWETMKHACEVLDELEIGYEKKVVSAHRTPDLMFEYAEQAINRGFKVIIAGAGGAAHLPGMVASKTMLPVIGVPVQSKALNGLDSLLSIVQMPGGIPVATVAIGKAGATNAGLLAAQMIGAFDPEVQRRSEARRERIKQEVLESSDEL, translated from the coding sequence ATGTCACTGCAAGTCGCTGTAATTATGGGCAGCAAGTCAGATTGGGAAACGATGAAGCATGCGTGCGAGGTGCTGGATGAACTGGAAATCGGATATGAGAAAAAGGTGGTCTCGGCCCATCGTACACCGGATCTGATGTTCGAATACGCAGAGCAAGCCATTAATCGGGGATTCAAGGTGATCATTGCAGGCGCAGGCGGGGCAGCACATCTACCCGGTATGGTCGCTTCCAAAACGATGCTTCCGGTCATTGGCGTTCCCGTTCAATCCAAAGCATTGAATGGTCTCGATTCCTTGTTGTCCATTGTTCAGATGCCTGGTGGTATTCCCGTCGCAACGGTGGCGATTGGCAAGGCAGGAGCAACGAATGCAGGATTGCTGGCAGCTCAAATGATCGGTGCTTTTGACCCGGAGGTCCAACGTCGTTCTGAAGCTCGCAGGGAGCGCATTAAACAAGAAGTACTCGAAAGCAGTGATGAACTATGA
- a CDS encoding universal stress protein: protein MLFSKILVAYDGSKASNKALDRAIELAKVSPNAVLDVIHAFDFPRVFIGEGLAPLPPSLNNDYYNLAVQTTDEAKERLQTAGVTANVDLIQGAAAEVLLDFAKENDSDIIIIGSRGLGGIREFVLGSVSHNVVQHAQVPVLIVK from the coding sequence ATGTTATTTTCCAAAATTTTAGTGGCTTATGATGGTTCCAAAGCTTCAAATAAAGCACTTGATCGTGCAATTGAGCTAGCCAAAGTGTCCCCGAATGCAGTATTGGACGTCATTCATGCTTTTGATTTCCCGCGTGTATTCATCGGTGAGGGACTGGCTCCACTGCCACCTTCCCTTAATAATGATTACTATAATCTGGCGGTGCAGACAACAGATGAAGCGAAAGAACGACTTCAAACTGCGGGTGTAACGGCTAATGTGGATCTGATTCAAGGGGCGGCTGCGGAAGTGTTGCTTGATTTTGCCAAAGAAAATGATTCGGATATCATTATTATTGGTAGCCGTGGACTTGGCGGAATCCGTGAATTTGTTCTGGGTAGTGTCAGCCACAATGTGGTGCAGCATGCTCAGGTTCCAGTACTGATCGTAAAATAA
- a CDS encoding DUF1294 domain-containing protein encodes MQTGLILWFLFINVVGYLVMSDDKRRAQQRRDRTPERTLFLLAFIGGALGVWIAMYRKRHKTKHPSFTIGIPLLLFLNAVMYGYFIQ; translated from the coding sequence ATGCAGACCGGACTTATATTGTGGTTTTTATTTATTAATGTAGTTGGTTATCTGGTGATGTCGGATGATAAGAGGCGTGCACAGCAGCGTCGTGACCGTACACCCGAACGCACGTTATTTTTGCTTGCATTTATTGGCGGTGCTTTGGGAGTCTGGATCGCGATGTATCGGAAAAGGCATAAGACTAAACATCCCAGCTTCACCATTGGCATTCCGTTGTTGTTGTTCCTGAATGCGGTAATGTATGGTTACTTTATTCAATGA